A window of Hyperolius riggenbachi isolate aHypRig1 chromosome 1, aHypRig1.pri, whole genome shotgun sequence contains these coding sequences:
- the LOC137564613 gene encoding E3 ubiquitin-protein ligase TRIM21-like has translation MAFVDLKELECPICLSVFTDPVNLECGHSFCLECVGGMLNTQERSGGYSCPECRERFHKRPALHRNITLCNIMDQFLSTLPEEASGIFCTQCLHASVPAVTSCLLCEASLCDNHLNVHSKAPEHVLCDPTTAPEHRKCSVHQKILEYYCIEDATCVCVSCCVIGEHTGHKMEPLEEASEKKKKKLKGDLQKLTPQTKEFQKKIKRLQEDKRKAQEKADREKEKISAQFRDIWRQLEDLEKRVLSELHRQKERVCLSWDEKIQNLETEEQELSRKMCHIEELCDETDPLIVLQTPDTGDFSKPQNREGHGKKLSNGRDLDVAGILETLCKISNIITGVNLCFYLQEPEDILLNALTAGNGIHISDDGKTVSTLYHHYTKTPERFQHHSQVLSTQSFSSGQHYWDVDFGKSKGWRIGVCYSNIERVGWSESLFGCNSKSWCLFSSCGGHTSLPSSQSIPFHFSYKIPSDGVRIYLDYEAGQISFYALSDPIRYITTFTVKFTDPLCAALKVGYSGSLTIRGREH, from the coding sequence atggCTTTTGTGGACCTGAAGGAGCTGGAGTGCCCCATCTGCCTGAGTGTTTTCACAGATCCTGTAAACCTGGAATGTGGTCACAGCTTTTGCCTGGAATGTGTTGGTGGCATGCTGAATACCCAGGAGAGATCTGGAGGTTATTCCTGCCCCGAGTGTAGAGAGCGGTTTCATAAGCGACCTGCACTGCATAGGAACATCACTCTGTGTAATATAATGGATCAATTCCTGTCTACTCTACCTGAGGAGGCATCTGGGATCTTCTGTACTCAGTGTCTACATGCTTCTGTGCCTGCTGTTACATCCTGTCTGCTGTGCGAAGCCTCTCTGTGTGACAATCACCTGAATGTCCACAGCAAGGCACCAGAACACGTCTTGTGTGACCCCACTACTGCCCCAGAGCACAGGAAATGTTCAGTCCATCAGAAGATCCTTGAGTATTACTGTATTGAGGATGccacgtgtgtctgtgtgtcctgctgtgtgaTAGGAGAACACACTGGACATAAGATGGAGCCACTAGAGGAGGCCTctgagaaaaagaagaaaaaactgaaagGTGATTTACAAAAACTAACACCTCAGACAAAAGAATTTCAGAAGAAAATCAAAAGAttgcaggaagacaagagaaaagcacaagaaaaagcagACCGTGAAAAAGAGAAAATCTCTGCACAATTTCGGGACATTTGGAGACAGTTGGAGGACCTGGAGAAAAGGGTACTCAGTGAGCTCCACAGACAGAAAGAACGGGTGTGTCTCTCATGGGATGAGAAGATTCAGAATTTGGAAACTGAAGAACAGGAGCTGTCTAGGAAGATGTGTCACATTGAGGAGCTCTGTGATGAGACTGATCCACTCATTGTCCTACAGACACCAGACACGGGGGACTTTAGTAAACCTCAaaacagagaggggcatggtaaaAAGTTGAGTAATGGAAGAGATCTAGATGTGGCTGGGATCCTGGAGACACTTTGCAAGATTTCTAATATAATAACAGGAGTCAATTTATGCTTCTACCTTCAGGAACCTGAAGATATATTGCTGAATGCTCTCACAGCTGGAAACGGTATACATATCTCAGATGATGGGAAAACTGTGTCCACTTTATATCACCATTACACAAAGACACCAGAGAGGTTCCAGCATCATTCTCAGGTTCTGAGCACGCAGAGCTTCTCCTCAGGACAACACTACTGGGATGTTGACTTTGGCAAATCAAAAGGCTGGAGAATTGGAGTGTGCTATTCTAATATAGAGAGGGTAGGGTGGTCTGAGTCGCTTTTTGGATGTAACAGCAAGTCCTGGTGCTTGTTTAGTAGTTGCGGTGGTCATACGTCTTTACCTAGCAGTCAGTCTATACCTTTCCATTTCTCTTACAAGATCCCCAGTGACGGTGTTCGGATCTATCTGGATTATGAAGCTGGACAGATCTCTTTTTATGCTTTGAGTGACCCCATCAGATATATCACCACCTTCACTGTTAAATTCACTGATCCCCTTTGTGCTGCCTTGAAAGTTGGTTACTCTGGAAGCTTAACAATAAGAGGAAGGGAACATTAG